A section of the Simplicispira suum genome encodes:
- a CDS encoding SDR family oxidoreductase, protein MIPTTNASIQGRRFEGRVVIVTGAAQGIGRATAFKVAAEGAKVVVADMAETELLAMSKQMEVGGAQVLTVHGDLSTARAAKHLVQIAVQTYGRVDAAILNVGGTIWFKPLTEYQPEEIEKEINRSLWPTLWCAREIAIQMKRQRCGSIVTVGSTITGGGLYRTPYAAAKGGVHAFTNALAREISEFNVRVNCVAPGAIDNGVRRVPRNTELNSPQEQAWEREACTDTMNATPMRRLGTTDEVANAICFLASDEASYITGQVLSAGGGLSD, encoded by the coding sequence GTGATTCCGACTACCAATGCATCGATCCAGGGGCGCAGATTCGAAGGCCGTGTTGTCATTGTGACCGGTGCGGCGCAGGGCATCGGCAGGGCGACCGCATTTAAGGTTGCGGCCGAGGGCGCAAAAGTCGTCGTGGCGGACATGGCCGAGACGGAATTGTTGGCGATGTCCAAGCAAATGGAAGTGGGAGGCGCACAGGTCCTGACTGTGCATGGTGATCTCAGCACAGCGCGAGCAGCAAAGCATTTGGTGCAGATTGCCGTTCAGACATACGGCCGCGTCGACGCCGCCATTCTTAATGTGGGAGGCACCATCTGGTTCAAGCCGCTCACCGAGTACCAGCCGGAAGAGATCGAGAAAGAAATAAATCGATCCTTGTGGCCCACGCTGTGGTGCGCCAGGGAAATAGCCATCCAGATGAAGAGGCAACGATGCGGATCGATCGTAACCGTGGGATCGACGATCACCGGCGGAGGCCTCTATCGCACGCCGTATGCGGCCGCAAAAGGAGGTGTGCACGCCTTCACCAACGCATTGGCACGAGAAATTAGCGAATTCAATGTACGTGTTAACTGCGTTGCGCCGGGCGCAATCGATAACGGCGTACGGCGGGTGCCGAGAAACACAGAACTAAACTCGCCTCAAGAGCAGGCCTGGGAACGCGAGGCGTGTACTGACACGATGAATGCAACGCCCATGAGGAGGCTCGGAACGACCGACGAGGTTGCTAACGCCATCTGCTTTCTCGCCTCCGATGAAGCGTCATATATCACCGGCCAGGTGCTCAGCGCAGGCGGTGGCCTCAGCGACTGA
- a CDS encoding GntR family transcriptional regulator gives MNIDDNDTKTRSEAVANVLREEIIDGKWAPNAKLKTEQLKDRFKVSPATVRDALFVLMAEFLVRLEGQKGFRVAPLFLADALDLARTRALVESAALEDSLRTGGDKWEALITSEYFLLAKAEERMHLDPTGVIHEYERANDRFHEALVSASSSERLKTMRRTFFQEAKRYRRIVARKADGRKHDKKEHEDLLQACLCRDIERAKHLIAQHVQTSVAGLTAADFTAAEAELLDIEKAA, from the coding sequence ATGAATATTGACGACAACGATACGAAGACCCGCAGCGAGGCGGTTGCAAACGTACTCAGGGAAGAGATCATCGATGGGAAGTGGGCTCCCAATGCGAAGCTGAAAACGGAGCAGCTGAAGGATCGATTCAAAGTGAGTCCGGCCACTGTTCGGGACGCTTTGTTTGTGTTGATGGCGGAATTCCTCGTCAGGCTTGAGGGGCAAAAGGGCTTCCGCGTTGCCCCTCTATTTCTGGCGGACGCTCTGGATCTGGCGCGGACCCGTGCGCTCGTAGAGTCTGCAGCGTTGGAAGATAGCCTTCGCACGGGTGGAGACAAGTGGGAGGCTTTGATTACGTCCGAATACTTCCTGCTAGCCAAGGCGGAAGAGCGGATGCATCTCGATCCGACAGGTGTCATCCATGAATACGAGCGGGCCAATGATCGCTTTCATGAGGCATTGGTATCCGCCAGCTCGTCCGAGCGGCTCAAGACCATGCGCCGCACCTTCTTCCAAGAGGCCAAGCGCTATCGGCGGATCGTTGCCCGCAAGGCTGACGGAAGGAAACATGACAAGAAGGAACACGAAGACCTCTTGCAAGCCTGCCTATGCCGAGACATCGAACGTGCCAAGCACCTAATCGCCCAACACGTTCAGACTTCTGTCGCGGGACTTACAGCTGCCGATTTCACTGCTGCAGAAGCCGAGCTCCTCGACATCGAGAAGGCGGCCTGA
- a CDS encoding catechol 2,3-dioxygenase, whose translation MGVMRLGHVNLRVMDVEQAIDHYVNIIGMTVTQRDPDGCAYLKCWDEWDKYSLILTPTDEAGIIHIGFKVERDSDLDAIKAHFESERIPIEALDANVLPLCGRSLRFNLPSGHEVWLYAEKETSGTAVGDQNPDPWPDGLKGAGAHWLDHLALVCEFNPEQGVNKVAENTAFLQKHLQFKLTERGVAGPDGDMLVAAFLTRTSTPHDIAFVPGPSMGLHHIAFFLEDWNAVLKAADVVAKARKNPSLTPNRHGMTRGLTYYMFDPSGNRNETFGGIGYLGQPDRPLVTWTDEHVERGLFFLGGDNKAFMEIYT comes from the coding sequence ATGGGCGTTATGCGGTTAGGTCATGTCAACTTAAGAGTGATGGATGTTGAGCAAGCTATCGATCACTACGTGAACATTATCGGGATGACGGTCACTCAGCGAGACCCCGACGGTTGTGCCTACCTAAAATGCTGGGACGAATGGGACAAGTATTCCTTGATACTGACCCCCACAGATGAAGCAGGCATCATCCACATCGGATTTAAAGTTGAGAGGGACTCAGACCTTGATGCGATTAAGGCTCACTTCGAATCCGAGCGCATTCCGATCGAGGCGCTCGATGCGAATGTGCTGCCTCTTTGTGGCAGGTCCCTGCGTTTTAATCTGCCCAGCGGTCACGAAGTCTGGCTGTACGCAGAAAAGGAAACATCAGGCACCGCGGTTGGCGATCAGAATCCGGATCCATGGCCGGATGGCCTGAAGGGTGCGGGTGCTCACTGGCTCGACCACTTAGCGCTCGTATGTGAATTCAATCCGGAGCAGGGTGTCAACAAGGTTGCTGAGAACACCGCCTTCCTCCAAAAGCATCTTCAATTCAAGCTCACTGAACGCGGCGTGGCAGGGCCAGACGGAGACATGCTGGTTGCTGCGTTTCTAACGCGTACAAGCACCCCGCACGATATCGCTTTCGTACCAGGCCCCTCGATGGGCTTGCACCACATCGCGTTCTTCCTCGAGGATTGGAATGCCGTGCTAAAGGCAGCCGATGTCGTCGCAAAGGCGCGCAAAAACCCGAGCTTGACGCCCAACCGGCACGGTATGACACGTGGCCTAACGTATTACATGTTCGATCCCTCGGGAAATCGCAACGAGACTTTCGGCGGCATAGGCTATCTTGGCCAACCCGATCGACCGCTGGTCACATGGACTGATGAACACGTAGAACGAGGATTGTTCTTCCTAGGCGGCGACAACAAGGCCTTTATGGAGATCTACACCTGA